Proteins from one Fragaria vesca subsp. vesca linkage group LG6, FraVesHawaii_1.0, whole genome shotgun sequence genomic window:
- the LOC101305874 gene encoding F-box/LRR-repeat protein 2-like: MNALCDDELALILNWIKDSDDRKSVSQVCKQWWQVESQNRSSIRVLDLDILPALLHRFPNLVTFQTPKSISNDNLELLAQGCPKLEVLDLTAPCLSPATVMTQGLCTLANRGPGLSKVSLRGRRLWDGRDTTTASFEPFGNNLKHLDLGNCLNVYDTTLFKAIGSSSCSITVLNLERSRITDCGLGFLTDGSCSNTIKELVLEGCRYISDSGVSLLRKMCVLEELSLAFCKRVTDVGGVAISAIGTLKKLNLVSGPKVTDTTIVALAKNCLNLETLELRHNEFVTGDGIRAFLGHKCLQVIDLRGTHTSVVGCDLEELALACPSLKSIVVAEGSKERLFREMQDSTLSRFMCFH; this comes from the coding sequence ATGAATGCCCTATGTGACGATGAACTAGCCTTAATTTTGAACTGGATCAAGGACTCAGACGATAGAAAATCAGTCTCTCAGGTCTGCAAGCAATGGTGGCAAGTGGAGAGTCAGAACCGGTCATCAATTCGTGTTCTTGACCTCGATATTCTTCCTGCATTATTACATAGATTTCCAAACTTGGTCACGTTCCAAACACCAAAGTCTATAAGCAACGACAACCTCGAATTATTAGCCCAAGGATGTCCCAAACTAGAGGTCCTCGACCTCACAGCACCGTGTCTTTCACCTGCAACAGTTATGACACAAGGTCTATGCACACTCGCAAATAGGGGTCCCGGATTATCCAAGGTTTCGCTTCGTGGGAGGCGCTTATGGGATGGGCGTGACACAACAACTGCGTCGTTCGAACCTTTCGGGAATAACTTGAAGCATTTGGATTTGGGGAACTGTTTGAATGTTTATGACACAACCCTTTTCAAAGCAATTGGGTCCTCAAGTTGTTCCATTACGGTTTTGAATTTGGAACGCTCTAGAATTACGGATTGTGGATTGGGATTTTTGACAGACGGCTCTTGCTCAAACACCATAAAGGAATTGGTCCTTGAGGGGTGTCGCTATATCAGTGATTCAGGGGTCTCGCTCTTGCGGAAGATGTGTGTCTTGGAAGAGCTAAGTTTGGCTTTTTGTAAACGAGTAACTGACGTTGGAGGTGTTGCGATCTCCGCAATCGGAACCCTCAAGAAATTGAACCTTGTTTCTGGACCTAAAGTGACAGACACCACCATTGTTGCGCTTGCCAAGAATTGCCTCAACTTGGAGACGCTTGAATTGAGGCATAATGAATTCGTGACCGGAGATGGTATCCGTGCATTTTTGGGTCACAAATGCTTGCAAGTGATTGATCTACGAGGTACTCACACATCTGTAGTTGGATGTGATTTGGAAGAGCTAGCGCTTGCATGCCCGTCTTTGAAGTCTATAGTTGTAGCGGAGGGATCAAAAGAGAGGTTGTTCCGTGAAATGCAAGATAGCACTCTTAGCAGATTCATGTGCTTCCATTAG
- the LOC101305294 gene encoding pentatricopeptide repeat-containing protein At3g09650, chloroplastic-like: MNLNPPPPPSPLASISNPLSHSLTLHRVSFPSSISTPTRPFRLHATASTPANPAADFTLTTVTAADDDDGDTPVSNEDQKLLTLLRQRKTEEAWILYTQYSHLPNPTCLSRLLSQLSYQNTRTSLTRAQSIITRLRDERQLRHLDANSLGLLAVAAAKAGQTRYATSIVKSMLRSGFLPHVKAWSAVVSRLAASGDDGPAEALKLFYSVTRRVRRFAEPELVADSRPDTAAFNAALNACANLGDSDRFLKLFDEMPESGAEPDVLTYNVMIKLCARVGRKDLLVFVLERILDQGITVCMTTLNSLVAAYVGFGDLETAEKMVQAMREGRRDLCKILREANLRNSNSSGRDGNVFEKLLPNSVTASECEPPLLPKAYTANSRIYTTLMKGYMNAGRVIDTVRMLEALRHQDDSSSQPDHVTYTTVVSAFVKAGSMDRARRVLAEMTRVGVPANRITYNILLKGYCQQLQIDQAKELVREMTEDAGIEPDVVSYNILIDGCIQVDDSARALAFFNEMRAKGIAPTKISYTTLMKAFALSGQPKLANKVFDEMLNDPRVKADLVAWNMLVEGYCRLGLVEESKKIIQRMKEHGFHPDVATYGSLANGIALARKPGEALLLWNEVKDRCTAKKEGEKSDDADPPTLKPDEGLLDILADICVRAAFFKKALEIVACMEENGIPPNKTKFTKIYVEMHSRMFTSKHASQARQDRRSERKRAAEAFKFWLGLPNSYYGSEWRLGSLDGDN, translated from the coding sequence ATGAACCTCAACCCTCCTCCTCCACCTTCCCCATTAGCCTCCATTTCTAACCCTCTTTCCCACTCTCTCACTCTCCACCGGGTCTCTTTTCCCTCCTCCATTTCCACCCCCACGCGCCCTTTTCGACTCCACGCCACCGCCTCCACCCCCGCCAACCCAGCCGCAGACTTCACTCTCACCACCGTCACCGCCGCCGATGACGACGACGGCGACACACCAGTATCCAATGAAGACCAGAAGCTTCTGACCCTCCTCCGCCAGAGAAAAACAGAAGAGGCTTGGATTCTCTACACCCAATACTCCCACCTCCCCAATCCCACTTGCCTCAGCCGCCTGCTTTCTCAGTTGTCTTACCAGAACACCCGCACCAGCCTCACGCGCGCCCAGTCCATCATCACGCGCCTCCGCGATGAGCGCCAGCTCCGCCACCTCGACGCCAACTCCCTCGGCCTCCTTGCCGTCGCCGCAGCCAAGGCCGGTCAGACCCGCTACGCCACCTCCATCGTCAAGTCCATGCTCCGCTCCGGGTTCCTCCCCCACGTCAAGGCTTGGAGCGCCGTCGTCAGCCGCCTCGCCGCTTCCGGCGACGACGGCCCTGCCGAGGCCCTGAAGCTGTTTTATTCGGTCACGCGCCGTGTCCGGAGGTTCGCCGAGCCGGAGCTGGTGGCGGACTCGCGGCCGGACACGGCGGCGTTCAATGCGGCGCTTAACGCTTGTGCTAATTTGGGGGATTCGGATAGGTTCTTGAAGCTGTTCGACGAAATGCCTGAGTCAGGCGCCGAGCCGGATGTGCTTACTTACAATGTTATGATCAAGCTCTGTGCCAGAGTTGGAAGGAAGGACTTGCTTGTTTTCGTGTTGGAGAGGATTTTGGACCAGGGAATTACTGTGTGTATGACTACATTGAACTCGCTGGTTGCGGCTTATGTTGGTTTCGGAGACTTGGAAACCGCGGAGAAGATGGTTCAGGCAATGAGGGAAGGGAGAAGAGACCTCTGCAAGATTTTAAGGGAGGCGAATTTGAGGAATTCGAATTCGAGTGGGAGAGATGGGAATGTGTTTGAGAAGTTGCTTCCGAATTCTGTTACAGCTAGTGAATGTGAGCCACCGTTGTTGCCAAAAGCGTATACTGCTAACTCTAGGATTTACACTACACTGATGAAGGGTTACATGAATGCTGGGCGTGTTATTGACACTGTTCGGATGCTTGAGGCACTGAGGCACCAGGATGATAGCTCGAGTCAGCCTGACCATGTGACATATACGACTGTTGTTTCTGCATTTGTGAAGGCGGGTTCCATGGACCGTGCTCGCAGGGTGCTGGCTGAGATGACAAGAGTTGGTGTGCCTGCAAATAGGATTACATATAACATTCTTCTCAAGGGTTATTGTCAGCAGCTGCAGATAGACCAGGCAAAGGAGTTGGTTAGAGAGATGACTGAGGATGCAGGGATTGAGCCTGATGTGGTTTCATATAACATCTTGATCGATGGGTGCATACAGGTTGATGACAGTGCCCGTGCTCTTGCTTTTTTCAACGAAATGAGAGCAAAAGGAATCGCTCCTACCAAGATCAGCTACACCACGTTGATGAAAGCTTTTGCCTTGTCCGGACAGCCTAAGCTGGCTAACAAGGTGTTCGATGAAATGCTCAATGATCCACGGGTGAAGGCTGATTTGGTAGCTTGGAACATGTTGGTTGAAGGGTATTGCAGACTGGGATTGGTTGAAGAATCCAAGAAAATCATTCAGAGAATGAAAGAGCACGGGTTTCACCCTGATGTGGCTACTTATGGTAGCCTAGCTAATGGGATTGCATTGGCTAGAAAACCAGGAGAGGCACTTTTGCTCTGGAATGAAGTGAAGGACAGATGTACAGCGAAAAAGGAAGGTGAAAAGTCTGATGATGCAGATCCTCCAACACTGAAACCTGATGAAGGGCTATTGGATATTTTGGCTGATATATGTGTTAGGGCTGCTTTCTTCAAGAAGGCTCTGGAAATTGTGGCATGTATGGAAGAGAATGGGATTCCTCCGAACAAGACCAAGTTCACTAAAATCTATGTCGAGATGCACTCGAGGATGTTTACCAGTAAGCATGCCTCACAAGCTAGGCAGGACAGGAGGAGTGAAAGGAAGAGAGCAGCTGAGGCTTTCAAGTTTTGGTTGGGATTACCCAATTCTTATTATGGGAGTGAATGGAGGTTAGGATCTTTGGATGGAGATAACTGA
- the LOC101305586 gene encoding DNA helicase MCM8-like produces the protein MYGAAGKSTSSSYGDFGLAELWVAYLAQIELGDDKPWLNLTKSLISFFKTAPGEALLSQVKDEDGVVVLWVDFEKFRKECGVEEFCEALEEKPKVTLLCMSIAVHKVLLSHWESNRMDDDFRVNIRLHNHPKSMIALKNLKAAYIDKLVSVRGSVVKVSTVRPFVVQMDFDCGKCKTSITRMFPDGKFSPPLKCDLHACKSRTFVPDRSTAQTIDFQKIRIQELLKPEDHEEGRVPRTVECELLEDLVDACIPGDVVTVTGIIRVINNYMDIGGGKSKGKSQGIYYLYLEAVSIKNSKSQSMPEGAQDSSSNAGSLALVDSFSPRDLEFIVKFSEEHGPDTFRQLLQSVCPSIYGHELVKAGIILALFGGVRKHSNDQNKVPVRGDIHVIIVGDPGLGKSQILQAAAAVSPRGIYVCGNATTRAGLTVAVVKDSMTSDYAFEAGAMVLADSGLCCIDEFDKMTSEHQALLEAMEQQCVSIAKAGLVASLSARTSVLAAANPVGGHYNRAKTVNENLKIGAALLSRFDLVFILLDKPDELLDKRVSEHIMSLHTGYGEHSPAAKKISRENAASQSAEDIDMSGGRSLVSRLKLDPKKDADFVPLPMQLLRKYIAYARTFVFPRMSKPAAEILQKFYLKLRDHATSADSTPITARQLESLVRLTEARARLDLREEITAQDAMDVVEIMRESLYDKYIDEHGVVDFGRSGGMSQQKEAKRFLSALNKQSELQQKDTFTISEIYSLADRIGLRVPDIDTFVDNLNSVGYLLKKGAKTYQVLSSSYSRSQSSSR, from the exons ATGTACGGCGCGGCGGGGAAGAGCACGAGCTCGAGCTACGGCGATTTTGGGCTCGCCGAGTTATGGGTCGCGTACTTGGCCCAGATCGAGCTCGGCGACGACAAACCCTGGCTCAACCTCACTAAATCACTCATCAGCTTCTTCAAAACGGCGCCGGGAGAAGCTCTTCTTTCTCAG GTGAAGGACGAGGACGGCGTCGTTGTGCTGTGGGTTGACTTTGAGAAGTTTCGGAAAGAGTGTGGTGTTGAGGAGTTTTGTGAAGCGTTGGAGGAGAAGCCGAAGGTGACGCTGTTGTGCATGAGTATTGCAGTGCACAAGGTTCTGTTGAGTCATTGGGAAAGTAACAGAATGGATGATGATTTCCGAGTTAATATCCGGTTGCATAACCATCCGAAATCGATGATCGCTTTGAAGAACTTAAAAGCTGCATATATAG ACAAGCTTGTATCTGTGCGCGGTAGTGTAGTCAAAGTTAGCACTGTGAGGCCTTTTGTGGTGCAAATGGATTTTGACTGTGGGAAGTGTAAGACGAGCATTACGCGTATGTTTCCTGATGGGAAGTTTTCGCCACCGTTGAAATGTGATCTACATGCATGCAAGAGCAGAACTTTTGTTCCAGATCGATCTACTGCTCAAACGATAGATTTTCAGAAGATAAG GATACAGGAGCTGCTAAAGCCTGAAGATCATGAAGAAGGCAGGGTGCCTCGAACAGTAGAATGTGAACTGCTTGAAGATCTTGTTGATGCATGCATCCCTGGAGATGTGGTGACTGTCACTGGGATAATAAGAGTCATTAACAATTACATGGACATTGGGGGAG GAAAATCAAAAGGCAAAAGTCAGGGAATATACTATCTGTATCTAGAAGCTGTTTCAATTAAAAACTCTAAGTCACAGTCTATGCCTGAGGGTGCACAAGATTCTAGTTCTAATGCTGGGTCGTTAGCACTTGTTGACTCATTTTCCCCTAGGGATTTGGAATTCATTGTCAAGTTCTCGGAGGAACATGGTCCAGATACCTTCCGGCAACTTCTCCAATCTGTTTGTCCATCCATCTATGGTCATGAGCTTGTTAAAG CGGGGATAATACTGGCACTCTTTGGAGGTGTAAGGAAGCACTCAAATGATCAAAACAAGGTTCCTGTTAGAGGAGACATTCATGTCATTATTGTTG GTGATCCTGGACTTGGAAAGAGCCAAATACTTCAAGCAGCAGCAGCTGTTTCTCCGCGAGGCATTTATGTATGTGGTAATGCCACAACCAGAGCCGGACTCACTGTAGCTGTTGTAAAGGATTCTATGACAAGTGATTATGCATTCGAAGCAG GTGCCATGGTACTTGCAGACAGTGGCTTGTGTTGTATTGACGAATTTGACAAAATGACTTCAGAGCATCAG GCCCTACTAGAAGCCATGGAACAACAGTGTGTGTCTATTGCAAAGGCTGGATTAGTGGCAAGTCTGTCAGCACGAACCTCTGTCTTGGCAGCAGCAAACCCTGTTGGTGGTCATTATAA TCGTGCCAAAACCGTGAATGAAAATCTGAAAATAGGTGCAGCTCTCCTCTCACGATTTGATTTGGTTTTCATATTACTTGACAAACCTGATGAACTTCTGGATAAGCGAGTTTCAGAGCACATTATGTCA CTTCATACTGGATATGGAGAGCACTCACCAGCTGCAAAAAAGATTAGTAGAG AAAATGCAGCATCACAAAGTGCAGAAGACATAGATATGAGTGGAGGTCGTTCTTTGGTTTCAAGGTTGAAGCTTGACCCAAAGAAGGATGCTGATTTCGTTCCATTACCGATGCAACTTCTCCGCAAGTACATTGCTTATGCAAGGACTTTTGTCTTTCCAAG GATGTCAAAGCCGGCAGCAGAAATCCTGCAGAAATTTTACTTGAAACTGAGAGACCATGCTACCTCCGCTGATAGCACACCAATAACAGCGAGACAACTGGAGAGTCTGGTGAGGCTGACAGAAGCTCGAGCTAGGTTGGATTTAAGGGAGGAAATTACTGCCCAAGATGCAATG GATGTAGTTGAAATCATGAGAGAATCCTTGTATGACAAGTACATTGATGAGCATGGTGTTGTGGATTTTGGTCGCAGTGGAGGGATGAGTCAACAAAAAGAAGCAAAGCGGTTTTTAAGTGCCCTTAATAAGCAATCAGAGTTGCAGCAGAAAGACACTTTCACTATTTCT GAAATATACAGTTTGGCTGATAGGATTGGCCTAAGAGTTCCGGACATTGACACATTTGTTGATAACTTAAACAGTGTTGGCTATCTACTCAAAAAAGGGGCGAAGACATACCAG GTACTATCATCATCTTATTCTAGGAGTCAATCATCATCAAGGTGA
- the LOC101301224 gene encoding uncharacterized protein LOC101301224: protein MARIRKQGVNFSGEGGVESVDSDVVGEERSEGFEERDGAAKVGPVDMEIDEKGGGEETEGLEGTRVGGSDVNAASEEGLVSVSKESSKEVEGSLFSDKDGGRDEVLRECVDGSHSMSLEVKADVVEEGKDEKEEEVARVDEEEKEREQDVERSQVEEKSVHVSSSDAEHEATGSVGGIAQDIPAVEVKVTSIDESVHDGERNVCPGSQMATCGGLENQTLEVNVGVKTGEDELMPENVSSPEDSVKSEDENNLVDMAIDLEPYSGSEGNESDDMDVSGPSKPEFQAFDLVWGKVRSHPWWPGQICNPSDSSEQAKKYFKKRSYLIAYFWDCTFAWNEAPQIKPFWENFSQMEKQSNMEEFQNAVACALDEVSRRVEFGLACSCISKEVYAKLKTQTIVNAGIKEEATRRDGGDSSLDAASFDPLKLIKFAKQAAKLPFGRADKLELVTSRAQLSSFCRWKGYSQLPEFNFLGGLLENDADISLLREKEQVNELTGDALPVINDDALERKSKGKNSSFYKRKHSEDSSKPSKKGQNSSHVTAEKGLSTPMSGNGSESKAGCKLVSQSSSKKRKAIVGAISDDSAVKQSKNASLVDDYISLQNKQTFKVGDRICRVATLLNGSSPIFRLSNAAPADAEEDEGKEKSTSQAPQTERLIDIEDPSPDEMLSHLCLAAISPNEGYSMMTSLMACFSKYRNTICLEPSSLDEDQLPLGQIFGSKRGKKSTKTSKKSIKPCKSEKSELELVKDFPSDKVVKSQNENGKLLHGAASDKDTCVVVSQSSLDSEAQKPAFDNENGELVHGAATSDKDTCVMVSQSSLYLEAQKPACDNKNGELVHGAATSDKDNSTVESQASIELNPNLDSEQNIACGDLDSKATNPALDDEKEALARESISVVELSADPKVNPNLDFEQENTGGDTGSEAAKVALDNESGALVAGALSNKDGSAKELQESLEFNPNMDSVLKFPDGDHDSEAVKPAPQSESCEEDSPAALILNFSDSESLPSEEYLNKIFSGFGPLNESQTELLKKTNRAKVVFKRRSDAQKAFSSAGKYSTFGPSLESYRLKYPLSPSKASPSPSPKVAKQGDESVEGDTARRL from the coding sequence ATGGCTCGGATAAGGAAGCAGGGGGTTAATTTCTCCGGGGAGGGAGGAGTTGAGAGTGTTGATAGTGATGTAGTGGGTGAGGAGAGGAGTGAGGGTTTTGAAGAGAGAGATGGTGCGGCGAAAGTAGGGCCTGTAGATATGGAGATTGATGAGAAAGGTGGAGGTGAAGAGACAGAGGGTTTGGAGGGGACTCGGGTTGGGGGTAGTGATGTGAATGCTGCAAGTGAGGAAGGGCTGGTTTCGGTGTCGAAGGAGAGTTCTAAGGAGGTTGAAGGTTCACTTTTTAGTGATAAGGATGGAGGCAGAGATGAGGTTTTGAGGGAATGTGTGGATGGGAGTCATTCGATGAGTTTAGAGGTGAAGGCGGATGTGGTAGAGGAGGGAAAGGATGAGAAAGAGGAGGAAGTTGCACGAGTAGATGAGGAAGAGAAGGAAAGAGAACAGGATGTGGAGCGTAGCCAGGTTGAAGAGAAGAGTGTCCATGTTTCAAGTTCTGATGCGGAACACGAGGCGACAGGGTCTGTTGGAGGGATAGCGCAGGACATCCCAGCTGTGGAAGTGAAAGTTACCAGTATCGATGAGTCTGTGCATGATGGAGAGCGGAATGTATGCCCTGGTTCACAGATGGCTACTTGTGGTGGACTAGAAAATCAGACGTTAGAAGTTAATGTGGGAGTAAAGACCGGTGAAGATGAATTGATGCCTGAAAATGTTTCCTCACCAGAGGATTCTGTGAAATCTGAAGATGAGAATAACTTGGTTGATATGGCTATTGATTTGGAACCATATTCTGGAAGTGAAGGGAATGAATCAGATGACATGGATGTTTCTGGTCCCTCAAAACCAGAATTTCAAGCTTTTGATCTAGTATGGGGAAAAGTTAGGAGCCATCCCTGGTGGCCTGGGCAGATATGTAATCCTTCGGATTCATCAGAACAGGCAAAAAAGTATTTTAAGAAGCGCAGTTATCTGATTGCTTATTTTTGGGATTGTACATTTGCTTGGAATGAAGCACCACAAATTAAGCCCTTTTGGGAGAACTTTTCACAAATGGAAAAGCAGAGTAATATGGAGGAATTTCAAAATGCAGTTGCTTGTGCTCTGGATGAAGTCTCAAGACGGGTAGAGTTTGGCTTGGCCTGTTCTTGCATTTCCAAAGAAGTATATGCAAAGCTCAAAACACAGACAATCGTCAATGCTGGAATCAAGGAAGAAGCAACTAGAAGAGATGGTGGTGATAGTTCTCTCGATGCTGCTTCTTTTGATCCCTTGAAACTCATTAAGTTTGCAAAACAAGCTGCCAAGTTGCCATTTGGCAGAGCTGACAAGCTAGAACTTGTTACATCACGGGCCCAATTATCATCTTTCTGTCGTTGGAAGGGTTATTCTCAGCTGCCAGAGTTCAATTTTCTTGGTGGATTGCTGGAGAATGACGCCGACATTTCACTATTGAGAGAAAAGGAGCAAGTTAATGAACTAACAGGAGATGCACTTCCAGTTATTAACGATGATGCATTGGAGAGGAAATCAAAAGGGAAAAACTCCTCATTCTATAAGCGTAAGCACTCTGAAGATAGTTCCAAACCAAGTAAAAAAGGGCAAAACTCCTCACATGTCACTGCTGAGAAGGGTTTGTCTACTCCCATGAGTGGGAATGGATCAGAAAGTAAAGCTGGTTGTAAATTGGTTTCACAATCCTCCAGTAAGAAACGAAAGGCAATTGTTGGTGCTATCTCTGATGACTCTGCGGTGAAACAAAGTAAAAATGCTTCGTTAGTGGATGATTATATTTCTCTACAGAATAAGCAGACTTTTAAAGTTGGAGATAGAATCTGTAGGGTTGCGACCCTGCTAAATGGGTCAAGTCCAATATTTAGGCTTTCCAATGCAGCACCTGCAGATGCTGAAGAGGATGAAGGCAAAGAGAAATCTACATCACAGGCACCACAAACTGAAAGGCTGATTGACATTGAGGATCCTTCTCCTGATGAGATGCTGTCTCACCTCTGCTTGGCCGCCATAAGTCCTAATGAAGGGTACAGCATGATGACATCCTTGATGGCCTGCTTCTCAAAATATAGGAATACTATATGCCTGGAACCTTCTAGTCTAGATGAGGATCAATTGCCTTTGGGACAAATATTTGGTAGCAAGCGTGGTAAGAAATCAACCAAGACTTCGAAAAAATCAATTAAACCGTGCAAATCTGAAAAATCTGAGTTGGAGCTGGTCAAAGACTTTCCTTCTGATAAGGTAGTGAAGAGTCAAAATGAAAATGGAAAGTTATTACATGGAGCTGCAAGCGACAAAGATACCTGTGTTGTAGTGTCACAATCAAGTCTGGATTCTGAAGCACAGAAGCCAGCATTTGACAATGAAAATGGAGAGTTGGTACATGGAGCTGCTACCAGCGACAAAGATACCTGTGTTATGGTGTCACAATCAAGTCTTTATTTGGAAGCACAGAAGCCAGCTTGTGACAATAAAAATGGAGAGTTGGTGCATGGAGCTGCTACCAGCGATAAGGATAATTCCACTGTTGAATCACAAGCAAGTATTGAGTTAAATCCCAATTTGGATTCTGAACAGAACATTGCTTGTGGAGATCTTGATTCAAAGGCAACCAATCCAGCTCTGGACGATGAAAAAGAAGCATTAGCACGTGAGTCCATCTCTGTTGTTGAGTTGTCAGCAGATCCCAAAGTGAATCCCAATTTGGATTTTGAACAGGAAAATACAGGCGGTGATACTGGTTCGGAAGCAGCTAAGGTAGCTCTTGACAATGAAAGTGGAGCGTTGGTTGCTGGAGCTCTAAGTAATAAAGATGGTTCCGCTAAGGAATTGCAAGAAAGTCTTGAGTTTAATCCCAATATGGACTCTGTGCTAAAATTTCCTGATGGAGATCATGATTCAGAAGCAGTGAAGCCAGCTCCCCAAAGTGAGAGTTGTGAGGAAGATTCTCCTGCAGCTTTGATCTTGAACTTTTCAGACTCGGAGTCTCTTCCCTCGGAAGAATATCTGAACAAGATTTTTAGTGGCTTTGGTCCTTTAAATGAATCGCAAACCGAATTGCTGAAGAAGACTAACCGGGCTAAAGTGGTTTTCAAGCGGCGTTCGGACGCTCAAAAAGCTTTCAGCAGTGCCGGGAAATACAGTACATTTGGACCTTCACTTGAAAGTTATCGGCTCAAGTACCCGCTATCACCAAGTAAAGCTTCTCCTTCTCCTTCTCCAAAGGTGGCAAAGCAAGGGGATGAATCTGTAGAGGGTGATACAGCTAGGAGACTTTGA